One Candidatus Devosia phytovorans genomic window carries:
- a CDS encoding ABC transporter ATP-binding protein, translating to MTAENATTHAATLDTTRPFFSIRDMHAYYGESYIVQCVSLDVRKGEILALLGRNGAGKTSTLRTIARTDDPQLRQGEIWLDGQPIHQMKSYEAARTGIQLVPEDRRIISGLTVEENLTLARVAPGHGWSLDQIYQSFPRLAERRKQEGVTLSGGEQQMLAIARALARDLKLLLLDEPYEGLAPVIVQEIERILHSIKPMGITTIIVEQNAVAALKLADRAVILDTGEVAFSGTAKEVLDNTELRHEYLAI from the coding sequence ATGACAGCAGAAAACGCAACCACCCACGCCGCCACGCTGGACACTACCCGCCCCTTCTTCTCCATCCGCGACATGCACGCCTATTACGGCGAAAGCTATATCGTGCAGTGTGTCTCGCTCGATGTCCGCAAGGGCGAAATCCTCGCCCTCCTCGGTCGCAACGGCGCCGGCAAGACCTCCACGCTGCGCACCATTGCCCGCACCGACGATCCTCAGCTGCGCCAGGGAGAAATCTGGCTCGACGGCCAGCCCATTCACCAGATGAAAAGCTATGAGGCCGCCCGCACCGGCATCCAGCTCGTCCCCGAAGACCGCCGCATCATCTCGGGCCTCACCGTCGAGGAAAACCTCACCCTCGCCCGCGTCGCCCCCGGCCATGGCTGGAGCCTCGACCAGATCTACCAGAGTTTTCCGCGCCTCGCCGAGCGCCGCAAGCAGGAGGGCGTCACCCTCTCGGGCGGCGAGCAGCAGATGCTCGCCATCGCCCGCGCCCTGGCCCGTGACCTCAAACTCCTCCTGCTCGACGAGCCCTATGAGGGCCTCGCCCCCGTCATCGTCCAGGAAATCGAGCGCATCCTGCATTCGATCAAGCCCATGGGCATCACCACCATCATCGTCGAGCAGAATGCCGTCGCCGCCCTCAAGCTTGCCGACCGCGCCGTCATCCTCGACACCGGCGAAGTCGCCTTCTCTGGAACTGCGAAGGAAGTGCTCGATAACACCGAGCTCCGCCACGAATATCTCGCCATCTAG
- a CDS encoding LamB/YcsF family protein — MTTIDLNADLGEGMGTDEDLLEIVSSASIACGGHAGDAPTIRHILKVCKARGVRAGAHPGYADPKRFGRFRVVMPLDQLLGQIRSQLFLVRFIADEVGVPLSYVKLHGALANQTAEELAFAVGVFATIQAMDPKMAALALDNSQQVRAAKAVGMPLIREAYADRAYTGEGLLVPRSEEGAVIHDSDAVIERCLRLAKTGEIVAVDGTVLKSSARSICLHGDTPGAVELARDVRDALQDEGITIAPVAPEVEEDAEA; from the coding sequence ATGACGACGATCGACCTCAACGCCGATCTGGGCGAGGGCATGGGCACGGACGAGGATCTGCTGGAGATCGTCTCCAGCGCCTCGATCGCCTGTGGCGGCCATGCCGGCGATGCACCGACGATCCGGCATATTCTCAAGGTTTGCAAGGCGCGCGGCGTGCGGGCGGGGGCGCATCCGGGCTATGCGGATCCCAAGCGGTTCGGGCGGTTTCGCGTCGTGATGCCGCTTGATCAATTGCTCGGGCAGATCCGCAGCCAGCTGTTCCTCGTGCGCTTCATCGCCGACGAGGTGGGCGTGCCGCTGAGTTATGTGAAGCTGCATGGGGCGCTGGCCAACCAGACGGCGGAGGAACTGGCCTTTGCCGTGGGCGTGTTTGCGACGATCCAGGCGATGGACCCGAAAATGGCGGCGCTGGCGCTGGACAATAGCCAGCAGGTGCGGGCGGCCAAGGCCGTGGGCATGCCACTGATCCGGGAGGCCTATGCAGATCGGGCCTATACGGGTGAGGGCTTGCTGGTGCCGCGGTCGGAAGAGGGTGCGGTGATCCATGACAGCGATGCGGTGATCGAGCGATGCCTGCGGCTGGCCAAGACAGGCGAGATCGTCGCGGTGGACGGTACGGTGCTGAAGTCGTCGGCGCGGTCGATATGCCTCCATGGTGATACGCCGGGGGCGGTGGAGCTGGCGCGGGACGTGCGTGATGCGCTGCAGGACGAGGGGATCACCATCGCGCCGGTGGCGCCGGAGGTCGAGGAAGACGCGGAGGCATAG
- a CDS encoding branched-chain amino acid ABC transporter permease gives MRVMSRNDLLLFLGFTVAVLAMPIWLAPFGAAYPDLLQRFMIFGIFAVGFNILFGLTGYLSFGHAAFFGVGSYAAVWSFKLLSLDAIPAMLFAILVSGLFALLIGFVSLRRSGIYFSILTLAFAQMSYNLAYSVLTPITNGETGLQLTLGDPRYLDTVTGQTFAGQPVPTLLGQSLGGFAGFYFCAGFLILAFFIAQRITNSPFGMMLKGIKSNQTRMNYTGFNTKPYTLAAFVISGMYAGLAGALLAVTDPLAGAERMQWTASGEVVLMTILGGAGTLVGPVIGAWLIKYFENIFSAINDGMLHRFYDVLPDGLDTAFVTVTSKFVGEGWFLTLGLVFVLIVVFLPGGIMEGVRRIASMVNRRQKPSPDKSAPQPQPAE, from the coding sequence ATGCGCGTCATGTCACGCAACGACCTTCTGCTTTTCCTCGGCTTCACCGTCGCCGTGCTGGCCATGCCGATCTGGCTGGCCCCCTTCGGCGCCGCCTATCCGGACCTATTGCAGCGCTTCATGATCTTCGGCATCTTCGCCGTCGGCTTCAACATCCTCTTCGGCCTCACCGGCTACCTGAGCTTTGGCCACGCCGCCTTCTTCGGCGTCGGCTCCTATGCCGCCGTCTGGTCCTTCAAGCTCCTGAGCCTCGACGCCATCCCGGCCATGCTATTCGCCATCCTCGTCTCGGGCCTCTTTGCCCTGCTCATTGGCTTCGTCAGCCTGCGCCGCTCCGGCATCTACTTCTCCATCCTGACGCTGGCCTTCGCCCAGATGAGCTATAATCTGGCCTATTCGGTGCTGACGCCGATCACCAATGGCGAAACCGGCCTGCAGCTCACCCTCGGCGACCCGCGCTATCTCGATACCGTCACCGGCCAGACCTTTGCCGGCCAGCCGGTGCCGACCCTGCTCGGCCAGTCGCTCGGCGGCTTTGCCGGCTTCTATTTCTGCGCCGGCTTCCTGATCCTGGCCTTCTTCATCGCCCAGCGCATCACCAATTCTCCCTTCGGCATGATGCTTAAGGGCATCAAGTCCAACCAGACGCGCATGAACTACACCGGCTTCAACACCAAGCCCTATACCCTCGCCGCCTTCGTCATCTCCGGCATGTATGCCGGCCTCGCCGGCGCCCTTCTTGCCGTCACCGATCCCCTCGCCGGCGCCGAACGCATGCAATGGACCGCCTCCGGCGAAGTCGTGCTCATGACCATCCTCGGCGGCGCCGGCACGCTCGTCGGCCCGGTCATCGGCGCCTGGCTGATCAAATATTTCGAGAACATCTTCTCGGCCATCAACGACGGCATGCTGCACCGCTTCTACGATGTCTTGCCCGACGGGCTCGACACCGCCTTCGTCACCGTCACCAGCAAATTCGTCGGCGAAGGCTGGTTCCTCACCCTGGGCCTCGTCTTCGTGCTGATCGTGGTCTTCCTGCCCGGCGGCATCATGGAAGGCGTGCGCCGCATCGCCAGCATGGTCAATCGCCGGCAAAAGCCATCACCCGACAAGTCCGCGCCCCAACCGCAACCTGCCGAATAG
- a CDS encoding biotin-dependent carboxyltransferase family protein, producing the protein MSAVIQIQRAGPLTSIQDAGRFGMLAHGISASGPMDRGGYAAAGALAGAGLGGVEFTMAGLEIFVASGRCRVGFAGGHFVAHHNGRAVDWFGAVALEAGDRLAVTPGAWGNYGYLRFDGDIVAQRMMGSIATSSRAGLGGLEGRALRAGDVIALEGSGGAVSQPAPLEPGAGPIRFVWGLHADLFPQAARQGFVEGAFAITTRMDRMGVRLDDIGEVFGGASSLSLVSDAIVPGDIQILGDGTPIVLMRDHQPTGGYPRIATVITADLDRFAQMRAGTAVAFEPVGVEHAQALLRSG; encoded by the coding sequence ATGAGTGCCGTCATCCAGATCCAGCGGGCGGGGCCGCTGACGAGCATCCAGGACGCCGGGCGGTTCGGCATGCTGGCGCATGGGATCAGCGCGTCGGGGCCGATGGACCGGGGTGGCTATGCGGCGGCAGGCGCGCTGGCGGGCGCGGGGCTGGGTGGCGTAGAATTCACCATGGCAGGGCTGGAGATTTTTGTGGCCAGCGGACGCTGCCGGGTTGGCTTCGCCGGCGGGCATTTCGTGGCGCATCACAATGGGCGGGCGGTGGACTGGTTCGGGGCGGTTGCGCTCGAAGCGGGTGACCGGCTGGCGGTGACGCCGGGGGCCTGGGGCAATTATGGCTATCTGCGGTTTGATGGTGACATTGTCGCGCAGAGGATGATGGGCAGTATTGCCACCAGCAGCCGGGCGGGGCTTGGCGGGCTGGAGGGGCGGGCGCTGCGGGCGGGGGATGTGATTGCGCTGGAGGGCAGTGGAGGCGCGGTGTCGCAGCCAGCGCCGCTCGAGCCGGGCGCCGGGCCGATCCGCTTTGTCTGGGGGCTGCATGCGGATCTGTTTCCGCAGGCGGCAAGGCAGGGGTTTGTCGAGGGGGCATTTGCCATCACCACGCGGATGGATCGGATGGGGGTGCGGCTGGACGATATCGGAGAGGTGTTCGGGGGGGCGTCTAGCCTCAGCCTTGTGTCGGATGCCATCGTGCCCGGGGATATCCAGATTCTGGGGGATGGGACGCCGATCGTCTTGATGCGGGACCATCAGCCGACGGGGGGCTATCCGCGCATTGCCACGGTGATCACGGCCGATCTCGATCGCTTTGCGCAGATGCGGGCGGGAACAGCTGTTGCCTTCGAGCCGGTGGGCGTGGAACATGCGCAGGCGCTGTTGCGGAGCGGCTGA
- a CDS encoding ABC transporter ATP-binding protein has product MTNPNIVLHVADVHKRFGGLHALADIDLQVEEGKTHAIIGPNGAGKSTLLNVIIGKLAPSSGQVIFDGTVLTGRKPYQINQLGIARVFQTPEIFADLSVLHNVMIPALARRDGAFKLNMLRSLDSETGILQEAEHMLEDVGMHARRHMAAGSLSRGDKRRMELAMCIIQHPRLLLLDEPTAGMSRHDTNTTIELLKKIKSRGMTKVIIEHDMHVVFSLADKISVLAQGRIIADGTPDQVRGNPKVQEAYLGGAH; this is encoded by the coding sequence ATGACCAATCCCAATATCGTCCTGCATGTCGCCGACGTCCACAAGCGCTTCGGCGGGCTGCACGCCCTGGCCGACATCGACCTCCAGGTCGAAGAAGGCAAGACCCACGCCATCATCGGCCCCAATGGCGCCGGCAAGTCCACCCTGCTCAATGTCATCATCGGCAAGCTGGCGCCCAGCTCCGGCCAGGTGATCTTCGACGGCACCGTGCTCACCGGCCGCAAACCCTATCAGATCAACCAGCTCGGCATTGCCCGCGTCTTCCAGACCCCGGAAATCTTCGCCGACCTCTCGGTCCTGCACAATGTCATGATCCCGGCACTGGCGAGGCGCGACGGCGCCTTCAAGCTCAACATGCTGCGGTCCCTCGACAGCGAAACCGGCATCCTGCAGGAAGCCGAGCACATGCTCGAAGACGTCGGCATGCATGCCCGCCGCCACATGGCCGCCGGCAGCCTCAGCCGCGGCGACAAGCGCCGCATGGAGCTCGCCATGTGCATCATCCAGCATCCGCGCCTGCTGCTGCTCGACGAGCCCACCGCCGGCATGTCCCGCCACGACACCAATACCACCATCGAACTGCTCAAGAAGATCAAGAGCCGCGGCATGACCAAGGTCATCATCGAGCACGACATGCATGTCGTCTTCTCGCTGGCCGACAAGATTTCCGTCCTCGCCCAGGGCCGCATCATCGCCGACGGCACGCCCGACCAGGTCCGCGGCAATCCCAAGGTCCAGGAAGCCTATCTGGGAGGAGCGCATTGA